In Bradysia coprophila strain Holo2 unplaced genomic scaffold, BU_Bcop_v1 contig_358, whole genome shotgun sequence, one DNA window encodes the following:
- the LOC119081437 gene encoding uncharacterized protein LOC119081437 produces the protein MGRTRNKRRSTTKDNGNSKKSKAVNVSSDDESTEENNTISESERSGSDTDTSNKRTNVAKNGGGDDDDDEGSCEAEPSDDQIKSDTDSDDMPLINVAKKADEVAAILACERRFGQKKYRVKWKDTARGQSWISGQKTLRLCPEAFHKFVAEEKKANEIEAILSHKNYGGDMRYLVKWKDHTKGETWQSERTIRKFGGREFRKLFRQLKKEEPKDEVEAIVSHKKPHGKKKYLVKWKDLSKGETWVGENRLLRICPQLVSDYEEEVKRAFLEETEVEAILEHKKAHGHSKYLIKWKDHSKGKTWETATRTAAVGQVFLDQFVEQNPDCAPEPKRIEYKPKTQRKKRRKRKSREMEDEWEDSDTDMESRYLKVKDIVEMSDDDDESYESYAEDGSSNSDVEWEVEQIVGVKKVKGESRQYLIRWKGYGEKHDSWESEEQLNCPDLIKKFNGEVNTNETQSGRQTVKQKTSTSRHTKRSDKKRN, from the exons ATGGGACGAACAAGAAATAAACGCCGTTCAACCACCAAAGACAATGGTAACTCTAAGAAGTCTAAGGCAGTGAATGTGAGCAGTGATGATGAATCGACGGAAGAAAATAATACGATTAGCGAATCGGAGAGATCGGGGAGCGACACCGACACCAGTAACAAGAGAACTAATGTTGCGAAGAATGGTGgaggtgatgatgatgatgatgagggATCGTGTGAAGCTGAACCCAGTGACGATCAAATAAAATCTGATACGGATTCAGATGATATGCCTCTGATCAACGTTGCTAAGAAGGCAGATGAG GTTGCAGCCATTCTAGCTTGCGAAAGACGTTTTGGCCAAAAGAAATATCGTGTGAAATGGAAAGACACCGCCAGAGGTCAATCATGGATATCTGGACAAAAAACGCTACGGCTCTGTCCGGAGGCTTTCCATAAATTCGTTGCAGAAGAGAAGAAAGCGAATGAG ATCGAAGCAATTTTGTCGCACAAAAACTACGGCGGCGATATGAGATATCTGGTGAAATGGAAAGACCACACCAAAGGCGAAACTTGGCAGTCGGAAAGAACAATCCGAAAATTCGGTGGTCGAGAATTCCGTAAACTTTTCAGACAgctaaaaaaagaagaaccgAAGGACGAG gtGGAAGCCATTGTGTCGCATAAGAAACCTCATGGCAAGAAAAAATATCTTGTTAAATGGAAAGACCTTTCCAAAGGTGAAACCTGGGTGGGGGAAAATCGGCTCTTACGAATTTGCCCGCAATTAGTTAGTGACTACGAAGAAGAGGTGAAAAGAGCGTTTCTGGAGGAAACCGAG GTGGAAGCAATTCTTGAGCATAAGAAAGCCCATGGTCACAGCAAATATCTCATCAAATGGAAGGACCATTCGAAAGGTAAAACGTGGGAAACAGCGACAAGAACCGCGGCAGTGGGCCAGGTTTTTTTGgatcaatttgttgaacag AACCCAGACTGCGCGCCAGAACCAAAACGAATTGAATACAAACCTAAAACCCAACGGAAAAAGAGACGAAAACGCAAATCCAGAGAAATGGAGGATGAATGGGAAGACTCCGATACAGACATGGAGTCGCGTTACCTCAAGGTGAAGGATATCGTTGAAATGTCAGATGATGACGATGAATCGTATGAATCGTATGCGGAAGATGGTTCATCGAATTCGGATGTGGAATGGGAAGTCGAACAGATCGTTGGCGTTAAGAAGGTTAAAGGTGAAAGTCGACAATATTTGATACGCTGGAAGGGCTACGGAGAGAAACATGATTCATGGGAGTCAGAAGAGCAATTGAACTGCCCGGATTTGATTAAGAAGTTCAACGGTGAGGTGAATACGAATGAGACACAAAGCGGTCGACAGACAGTCAAACAGAAAACGAGCACCAGTCGACACACTAAAAGATCTGATaagaaacgaaattaa
- the LOC119081509 gene encoding uncharacterized protein LOC119081509 — MDSQAKLNLEKLKLLSLSDIQNVPANVAEVKANEKTSPLFMNQIEDVEYFCDEDAEDVDYFSDPESEHDYFSEIEDADFKVSSHVPDASDTDAETYEDAWTQNIDSVKDICDYDSDTGICEY, encoded by the exons ATGGATTCCCAAGCAAAACTAAATCTTGAGAAGCTCAAACTATTGTCTTTGTCTGATATCCAAAATGTACCAGCAAATGTAGCTGAAGTAAAGGCGAATG aaaaaacgTCACCACTGTTCATGAATCAAATCGAAGatgttgaatatttttgcgacGAAGATGCCGAGGATGTTGATTATTTCTCGGATCCTGAGTCAGAACACGACTATTTTTCGGAGATTGAAGATGCAGACTTTAAAGTTTCATCACATGTTCCTGACGCGAGTGACACTGATGCTGAGACATATGAAGATGCATGGACTCAAAACATAGATTCTGTGAAAGACATCTGTGACTACGATAGTGACACAGGAATTtgtgaatattaa